A genomic segment from Dietzia psychralcaliphila encodes:
- a CDS encoding LCP family protein, with protein sequence MRILGLVLVLILTLGVVSVLWADSKLQRIDALTDYPGRGGNTPGSITLLVGTDSREGLTPEQQAQLSTGSESDAGGKRTDTMMLVYTPRDGGRTMLISLPRDLLVDIPGYGQNKLNAAYTFGGPALLTRTLEEQTGMRIDHYAEIGFGGFAGIVDAVGGVDICIEEPINDPLAGLDLAAGCQTLAGPQALGFVRTRYGFAEQDLQRVRNQRQFLGALMSATMSPGNLLNPFTAVSLVDAGSEAVTVDTGDHIWNLASVMWKLRGDPLTVTAPYDGMASGAVGSYLVWGPSTSGFFDAVASGRTPPQEYLDPGP encoded by the coding sequence GTGCGGATCCTGGGTCTGGTCCTGGTCCTGATCCTGACGTTGGGCGTGGTGAGCGTCCTGTGGGCGGACTCCAAATTGCAGAGGATCGACGCCCTCACCGACTACCCCGGGCGCGGGGGCAACACCCCGGGCAGCATCACCCTCCTCGTGGGGACCGACTCCCGCGAGGGGCTCACCCCGGAGCAACAGGCCCAGCTGTCCACCGGTTCCGAATCCGATGCCGGCGGCAAACGCACGGACACCATGATGCTGGTCTACACGCCGCGCGACGGCGGCCGCACCATGCTCATCTCGCTGCCACGCGACCTGTTGGTCGACATCCCGGGCTACGGGCAGAACAAGCTCAACGCCGCCTACACCTTCGGTGGACCGGCGCTGCTGACCCGCACTCTCGAGGAGCAGACCGGGATGCGGATCGACCACTACGCGGAGATCGGCTTCGGCGGCTTCGCCGGGATCGTCGACGCGGTCGGTGGTGTGGACATCTGCATCGAGGAGCCCATCAACGACCCGTTGGCCGGGCTCGACCTGGCCGCCGGCTGTCAGACCCTCGCGGGGCCGCAGGCCCTGGGGTTCGTCCGTACCCGCTACGGCTTCGCCGAGCAGGACCTCCAGCGGGTCCGCAACCAGCGGCAGTTCCTCGGCGCGCTCATGAGCGCGACCATGTCCCCGGGGAACCTGCTCAACCCCTTCACCGCGGTGTCACTGGTCGACGCGGGTTCGGAGGCCGTCACGGTGGACACCGGGGACCACATCTGGAACCTCGCCTCGGTGATGTGGAAGCTCAGGGGCGATCCGCTCACCGTGACCGCCCCCTACGACGGCATGGCTTCCGGCGCCGTGGGCTCCTACCTCGTGTGGGGTCCGAGCACCTCGGGATTCTTCGACGCGGTGGCCTCGGGACGCACCCCGCCGCAGGAGTACCTCGACCCCGGTCCCTGA
- a CDS encoding CPBP family intramembrane glutamic endopeptidase, which yields MTGRVRRVPEAGRVRKAFSPREAFRCYAARFDPVTDPRARRLLAVELVVVLLVTFGLAGLYSVLDLTSALLAPEPLAGQSATLNPSRSTHAWLDAGYQVLSVLRLVAWSLLPLVLLAHTGIGPKAVGLVRDRAGRQIAWGFALAAVIGIPGLAFYLGAVAAGFNLQVAASGLTETWWRPVVLVMAAAGNGAAEEILVVGYLLVRLRQLGVPPAVALVGTALLRGSYHLYQGFGGGLGNLAMGIVFALWWMRTRRLWPLVLAHTLLDVVAFVGYALLAPHVAWL from the coding sequence ATGACCGGCCGGGTGCGGCGCGTTCCCGAGGCGGGCCGCGTGCGTAAGGCGTTCTCCCCGCGAGAGGCGTTCCGGTGCTACGCCGCCAGGTTCGACCCGGTCACCGACCCCCGCGCCCGCCGGCTGCTGGCGGTCGAGCTCGTCGTCGTCCTCCTGGTGACCTTCGGTCTCGCCGGCCTCTACTCGGTCCTCGACCTCACCTCCGCGCTGCTCGCCCCGGAACCCCTGGCGGGCCAGTCCGCCACCCTCAACCCCTCGCGGTCCACCCATGCCTGGCTCGACGCCGGCTATCAGGTGCTCAGCGTGCTGCGGTTGGTGGCGTGGTCGCTGCTGCCGCTGGTCCTGCTCGCACACACCGGCATCGGGCCGAAGGCGGTCGGGCTCGTCCGCGATCGCGCCGGCCGGCAGATCGCATGGGGATTCGCCCTGGCCGCCGTCATCGGGATCCCCGGCCTCGCGTTCTACCTCGGTGCGGTGGCAGCGGGGTTCAACCTGCAGGTGGCGGCCTCCGGGCTCACGGAGACGTGGTGGCGCCCGGTCGTGCTGGTCATGGCCGCCGCGGGCAACGGCGCCGCCGAGGAGATCCTGGTCGTGGGCTACCTCCTCGTTCGCCTGCGCCAGCTCGGGGTCCCGCCCGCGGTCGCGCTGGTGGGCACGGCCCTTTTGAGGGGGTCGTATCACCTCTACCAGGGCTTCGGCGGCGGGCTGGGCAACCTGGCGATGGGCATCGTCTTTGCCCTCTGGTGGATGCGGACCCGACGACTCTGGCCGCTCGTCCTGGCGCACACCCTCCTGGACGTGGTCGCGTTCGTGGGTTATGCGCTGCTCGCGCCCCACGTCGCCTGGCTCTGA
- a CDS encoding APA family fibronectin-binding glycoprotein — protein MGSDDSPASDHAPAPDDAPDASHLTPEEKRGPRTFRVALALLVFLLVVAVATDPASVLPRDSTLHGAHHLDEESGLDIAVPIGWQIIGQPEIGTIQMAPVGSGQALDTRIIAGVLEPGIAAAAIADDQGAATALAEIIQLYLMGVTGTRDEQRVTEVRNEAGDGSAVSYVLVPDDAEDATAGGLVYAAVFGSEGRRWWVAYVTNSQQSTPGPRWMDRIVSDIRLPG, from the coding sequence ATGGGTTCCGACGACTCCCCCGCCTCCGATCACGCCCCCGCCCCGGACGACGCCCCCGACGCCTCTCACCTGACCCCCGAGGAGAAGCGCGGTCCGCGCACGTTCCGCGTGGCGCTGGCGTTACTGGTTTTTCTCCTGGTCGTGGCGGTGGCGACGGATCCCGCCTCGGTCCTGCCCAGGGACTCCACGCTGCACGGGGCCCACCACCTGGACGAGGAGTCGGGACTGGACATCGCGGTCCCGATCGGGTGGCAGATCATCGGCCAACCGGAGATCGGCACGATCCAGATGGCGCCGGTGGGCTCCGGGCAGGCCCTCGACACCCGGATCATCGCCGGGGTTCTCGAACCCGGGATCGCCGCCGCCGCGATCGCCGACGACCAGGGGGCCGCCACGGCGCTGGCGGAGATCATCCAGCTCTACCTCATGGGCGTCACGGGGACCCGCGACGAACAGCGCGTCACCGAGGTCCGCAACGAGGCCGGCGACGGGTCCGCCGTCTCGTATGTCCTGGTCCCCGACGACGCCGAGGACGCCACCGCCGGCGGACTGGTCTACGCCGCCGTGTTCGGATCAGAGGGTCGGCGGTGGTGGGTCGCGTACGTGACCAATTCCCAGCAATCGACCCCCGGGCCCCGCTGGATGGACCGGATCGTGAGCGACATCCGGTTGCCCGGATGA
- the pheA gene encoding prephenate dehydratase — protein sequence MVTVAYLGPPGTFTDAALHRLRTDAHTSALLAGAEAVPAGTPDEALAMVRDGAADYACVPFENSVDGTVNPTSDALAAGQRLQIFAETELDVVFSILVRPGTAAADVRVLRTHPIAAAQVRRWVGVNLPRAHMETTSSTAAGAEQVAAGSADATAAPARAGEINGLVPLAENVADVGGARTRFVLVGRPGPPIGRTGHDRTCVVFGLPHEPNSLVQALTELSIRDIDLTRIGSRPTRVERFTYLFHVDLVGHIDDPVVAEALAALHHRTADLRFLGSWPVADGVGAGSAPPDRSEALDWIDGLRHGVDER from the coding sequence GTGGTCACCGTCGCCTACCTGGGCCCGCCCGGAACCTTCACCGATGCCGCCCTGCACCGTCTCCGCACGGACGCGCACACCTCGGCGCTGCTCGCCGGGGCCGAGGCCGTCCCGGCCGGCACGCCGGACGAGGCGTTGGCCATGGTCCGGGACGGTGCGGCCGACTACGCCTGCGTGCCGTTCGAGAACTCGGTCGACGGCACGGTCAACCCCACCAGCGACGCGCTCGCCGCGGGGCAGCGGCTGCAGATCTTCGCCGAGACCGAGCTCGACGTGGTCTTCTCCATCCTCGTCCGACCCGGAACCGCCGCCGCCGACGTCCGGGTCCTGCGGACTCACCCGATCGCCGCCGCGCAGGTACGCCGTTGGGTCGGTGTGAACCTGCCGCGGGCCCACATGGAGACCACGTCGTCGACCGCGGCCGGGGCCGAGCAGGTGGCGGCCGGCAGCGCCGACGCCACCGCTGCACCGGCGCGAGCGGGCGAGATCAACGGCCTCGTCCCGCTCGCGGAGAACGTCGCCGACGTGGGTGGGGCCCGCACCCGGTTCGTTCTCGTGGGCCGCCCGGGGCCTCCGATCGGGCGCACCGGCCACGACCGCACCTGCGTGGTCTTCGGGCTGCCGCACGAGCCCAATTCGCTGGTCCAGGCACTCACCGAACTGTCGATCCGCGACATCGACCTCACCCGGATCGGCTCACGACCCACCCGCGTCGAGCGGTTCACCTACCTCTTCCACGTGGACCTCGTCGGGCACATCGACGACCCGGTGGTGGCCGAGGCGTTGGCGGCACTACACCACCGGACCGCAGACCTGCGTTTCCTCGGATCGTGGCCCGTCGCGGACGGCGTCGGCGCAGGCTCCGCACCGCCGGATCGCTCCGAGGCTCTCGACTGGATCGACGGTCTCCGGCACGGGGTCGACGAGCGATGA
- a CDS encoding histidine phosphatase family protein has product MSARLHLVRHGQTPSNVAGALDTALPGAPLTELGRDQARTVGAELAASGISPTVILSSEAARARETAGLIAEATGLPTQAVPGAYEVQAGHYEMRTGTEALLAYNRVVRDWLEDGDLTSCLPGGESALAVQERAMPLVSELRESYLDNGIDVVLVVHGTLMRMIAVFAGAVPSQWALVNRIPNCGVIELAPDRGGWSCERWGDHLGRPEF; this is encoded by the coding sequence ATGAGCGCACGACTGCACCTGGTCCGTCACGGGCAGACGCCGTCCAACGTCGCCGGGGCCCTGGACACCGCACTGCCGGGTGCTCCCCTCACCGAACTCGGGCGGGACCAGGCGCGGACGGTCGGCGCGGAGCTCGCGGCCTCGGGAATCTCACCGACGGTGATCCTCAGCTCGGAGGCCGCCCGTGCCCGCGAGACCGCCGGACTGATCGCCGAGGCGACGGGGCTGCCCACCCAGGCCGTGCCGGGCGCATACGAGGTGCAGGCCGGCCACTACGAGATGAGGACCGGCACCGAGGCGCTGCTGGCCTACAACCGGGTCGTGCGCGACTGGTTGGAGGACGGTGACCTCACCTCGTGCCTGCCCGGGGGCGAGAGTGCGCTGGCCGTTCAGGAGCGTGCGATGCCGCTGGTGTCGGAGCTGCGGGAGAGCTACCTCGACAACGGGATCGACGTGGTCCTGGTGGTGCACGGCACGCTCATGCGGATGATCGCGGTGTTCGCCGGCGCCGTCCCCTCACAGTGGGCGCTGGTCAACCGGATCCCCAACTGCGGGGTCATCGAGTTGGCGCCGGATCGCGGTGGGTGGTCCTGCGAGCGGTGGGGCGACCACCTCGGACGCCCGGAGTTCTGA
- a CDS encoding metallopeptidase family protein has protein sequence MSIVVDEARFESLVDDALDSVPDALFTAMDNVVVLIADRHPEEPDLLGLYEGVALTERDTTYSGFLPDTITIYRGALCDFCSSEEQLVHEVAVTVIHEIAHHFGIEEHTLHALGWG, from the coding sequence GTGAGCATCGTCGTCGACGAGGCACGATTCGAGTCGCTGGTCGACGACGCTCTGGACTCCGTTCCGGACGCGTTGTTCACCGCGATGGACAACGTGGTGGTCCTCATCGCCGACCGCCATCCGGAGGAACCGGACCTCCTGGGCCTGTACGAGGGGGTGGCGTTGACCGAGCGCGACACCACCTACTCGGGCTTCCTACCCGACACCATCACGATCTACCGCGGAGCGCTGTGCGACTTCTGTTCCTCCGAGGAGCAGCTGGTCCACGAGGTGGCGGTGACGGTCATCCACGAGATCGCCCACCACTTCGGGATCGAGGAACACACCCTGCACGCCCTGGGGTGGGGCTGA
- a CDS encoding septum formation family protein — protein MINSSRSPHQGRSLLRTRGAVMASLVAILAGGAVTGGLMASAMGDPNSATAERIAAIVPQVDPRTLSGPAYADATPGTCLTWQVDAADRVTAFTTVDCAEPHRFEVAGRIDLTGIPGFGENTPLPDNSRLAPIGTDRCLPLITRYAGGREVDPAGRFTGLVVPPSEEGWDKGDHTVLCGVAAAELDGRSTTSTGVFAESDQHRRWDPGTCLGFTDQGLPGAPVPCSEDHAIEVVSDIDVTGIFPEAPTPPEPRVQSELSADACLAAGTAYLGDAEALRQTTLISTLVNPISQISWATGSRTVNCGLMRAADPGPFAVLRGSARQGVLIDGSTPVAPTTTEVPPPGVGQGTPGTPTDPDPGTVSVPIPGGTP, from the coding sequence ATGATCAATTCCTCGCGATCACCACACCAGGGCCGATCGCTGCTCCGGACCCGGGGCGCGGTCATGGCCTCACTCGTCGCGATACTGGCCGGCGGGGCCGTCACCGGCGGGCTCATGGCCTCGGCCATGGGTGATCCCAACTCCGCTACCGCCGAGCGGATCGCGGCGATCGTCCCGCAGGTCGATCCGCGGACCCTGTCCGGGCCCGCCTATGCCGACGCCACCCCGGGAACGTGCCTGACCTGGCAGGTCGACGCCGCGGACCGCGTCACCGCGTTCACGACCGTCGACTGCGCGGAGCCCCACCGCTTCGAGGTCGCCGGCCGGATCGACCTCACCGGGATACCCGGGTTCGGCGAGAACACCCCGCTCCCGGACAACTCGAGGCTGGCGCCGATCGGCACGGATCGGTGCCTGCCGCTGATCACCCGTTACGCGGGGGGCCGGGAGGTCGACCCGGCGGGCCGGTTCACCGGTCTGGTCGTACCCCCGTCCGAGGAGGGCTGGGACAAGGGCGACCACACGGTGTTGTGCGGAGTCGCCGCGGCCGAACTCGACGGCAGGTCGACCACCTCGACAGGGGTGTTCGCGGAGTCGGATCAGCATCGACGGTGGGACCCCGGCACCTGCCTGGGGTTCACCGACCAGGGTCTGCCCGGGGCGCCGGTCCCGTGTTCGGAGGACCACGCGATCGAGGTCGTCTCCGACATCGACGTCACCGGGATCTTCCCGGAGGCGCCCACCCCGCCGGAGCCGCGGGTGCAGTCCGAGCTCTCCGCGGATGCCTGCCTCGCCGCCGGGACCGCCTACCTCGGTGACGCCGAGGCGCTCCGTCAGACCACCCTCATCTCCACCCTGGTCAACCCGATCTCGCAGATCTCGTGGGCCACCGGGAGCCGCACCGTCAACTGCGGGCTGATGAGGGCCGCCGACCCCGGGCCGTTCGCGGTGCTGCGGGGCTCGGCTCGGCAGGGCGTGCTGATCGACGGCTCCACCCCGGTGGCTCCCACCACCACAGAGGTCCCGCCACCCGGAGTGGGCCAGGGGACTCCCGGTACCCCGACCGATCCTGATCCCGGGACGGTGTCCGTCCCGATCCCCGGCGGCACGCCGTGA
- a CDS encoding ankyrin repeat domain-containing protein, with the protein MSGQNRDEAGGPDSGARAPREGVDPEVLEFAQMLFQLARDGETERLAAYVDAGVSPDLTNERGDALLMLAAYNGHPDTVRALLARGAEVDRANDRGQTPLAGAVFKGYGEVVRVLFEGGADPNGGTPTAVDTARMFEKDAFLELFGV; encoded by the coding sequence ATGAGCGGACAGAACCGAGACGAGGCCGGCGGCCCGGACAGCGGCGCCCGCGCGCCGCGTGAGGGCGTCGACCCGGAGGTTCTCGAGTTCGCCCAGATGCTCTTCCAGCTCGCGCGCGACGGCGAGACCGAACGACTTGCCGCCTATGTCGACGCCGGTGTGAGCCCGGACCTCACCAACGAGCGCGGTGACGCACTTCTCATGCTGGCCGCCTACAACGGGCACCCCGACACCGTCCGGGCGCTGCTCGCCCGCGGCGCAGAGGTCGACCGCGCCAACGACCGCGGCCAGACCCCGCTCGCGGGCGCGGTGTTCAAGGGGTACGGCGAGGTGGTCCGGGTGCTGTTCGAGGGGGGTGCGGACCCGAACGGGGGCACACCCACGGCGGTCGACACCGCCCGGATGTTCGAGAAGGACGCCTTCCTCGAACTCTTCGGCGTCTGA
- the serS gene encoding serine--tRNA ligase produces the protein MIDLKLLRENPDLVRDSQRTRGEDPSLVDKLLAADEARRSSISAADGARAEQKAHGKKVGQASPEDRPALLEDAGALKQAVKDAEEAEKSAAAEVDRLQRLLSNVVEAGTPAGGEDDFVEIERIGEIPTFDFEPKDHLELGESLGLLDMERGAKVSGARFYFLTGYGALLQLGMLQLAAQKATANGFTLMIPPVLVRPEIMQGTGFLGAHADEIYHLEDDDLYLVGTSEVALAGYHQGEILDLADGPKRYVGWSSCFRREAGSHGKDTRGIIRVHQFDKVEMFSWCTPEEAHDEHLRLLGFEKEMLQAMGLPFRVIDIAGGDLGSSAARKYDCEAWVPTQGAYRELTSTSNCTTFQARRLGVRYRDESGKPQTAATLNGTLATTRWLVAILENHQQADGSVIVPEALRPFVGKDVLEPPR, from the coding sequence GTGATCGATCTCAAGCTTCTCCGCGAGAACCCCGACCTCGTCCGCGATTCCCAGCGCACCCGCGGCGAGGACCCCTCGCTGGTCGACAAACTACTGGCGGCCGACGAGGCCCGCCGGTCGTCGATCTCCGCAGCCGACGGGGCGCGCGCCGAGCAGAAGGCGCACGGCAAGAAGGTCGGGCAGGCCTCGCCGGAGGACCGCCCCGCGTTGCTCGAGGACGCCGGCGCGCTCAAGCAGGCGGTCAAGGACGCCGAGGAGGCGGAGAAGTCCGCCGCGGCCGAGGTCGACCGGCTCCAGCGGTTGCTCTCCAACGTCGTCGAGGCGGGGACCCCCGCCGGCGGCGAGGACGACTTCGTGGAGATCGAGCGGATCGGCGAGATCCCGACCTTCGACTTCGAGCCCAAGGACCACCTCGAACTGGGCGAGAGCCTAGGCCTGCTGGACATGGAACGCGGCGCCAAGGTCTCGGGTGCGCGCTTCTACTTCCTCACCGGCTACGGCGCCCTCCTGCAACTGGGGATGCTGCAGCTGGCAGCGCAGAAGGCCACCGCCAACGGGTTCACGCTCATGATCCCGCCGGTCCTGGTGCGCCCGGAGATCATGCAGGGAACCGGCTTCCTCGGTGCCCACGCGGACGAGATCTACCACCTCGAGGACGACGACCTCTACCTGGTGGGCACCTCCGAGGTCGCGCTCGCCGGATACCACCAGGGGGAGATCCTGGACCTCGCCGACGGGCCGAAGCGCTACGTCGGTTGGTCGTCGTGTTTCCGCCGCGAGGCCGGCAGCCACGGCAAAGACACCCGCGGCATCATCCGCGTCCACCAGTTCGACAAGGTCGAGATGTTCTCCTGGTGCACGCCGGAGGAGGCGCACGACGAGCACCTTCGGCTCCTGGGCTTCGAGAAGGAGATGCTGCAGGCCATGGGTCTGCCCTTTCGGGTGATCGACATCGCCGGCGGAGACCTGGGGTCGTCGGCCGCCCGCAAGTACGACTGTGAGGCGTGGGTCCCCACCCAGGGTGCCTACCGCGAGCTCACGTCCACGTCCAACTGCACGACGTTCCAGGCCCGCCGGCTGGGTGTGCGCTATCGGGACGAGAGCGGCAAGCCGCAGACGGCCGCCACCCTCAACGGCACGCTGGCCACCACGCGGTGGCTCGTGGCGATCCTGGAGAACCACCAGCAGGCGGACGGCTCCGTGATCGTGCCCGAGGCGCTGCGCCCGTTCGTCGGCAAGGACGTGCTCGAGCCGCCCCGCTGA
- a CDS encoding PaaI family thioesterase — MDDDEPFDSVDPAARSRHYSWPPLPTASERTPHAGLDALRRIVDGERHLSPGAHTLGLELSSVADRVVTMTAAPGEWALNNGGTVHGGIVSGWVDSALGYATATVVDEGVGYSTLDLTVRYIRALRQEKTPATIHAEVEHVGRSTCVVQAKVLDTDGRTCASASGVMMLFRP; from the coding sequence GTGGATGACGACGAGCCCTTCGATTCGGTCGACCCCGCGGCGCGCAGTCGCCACTATTCGTGGCCCCCGCTGCCCACCGCATCCGAGCGAACCCCGCACGCGGGCCTGGACGCCTTGCGGCGGATCGTCGACGGCGAGCGCCACCTCTCCCCCGGGGCACACACGCTCGGCCTGGAACTCTCGTCGGTCGCCGATCGCGTGGTCACCATGACCGCCGCACCCGGAGAATGGGCCCTGAACAACGGCGGGACAGTGCACGGTGGGATCGTCTCGGGCTGGGTCGACTCCGCGCTCGGTTACGCCACCGCGACGGTCGTCGACGAGGGCGTGGGCTACAGCACGCTCGACCTGACCGTCCGGTACATCCGCGCGCTCCGGCAGGAGAAGACCCCGGCGACGATCCACGCCGAGGTCGAACACGTGGGCCGGTCGACGTGCGTCGTGCAGGCCAAGGTCCTCGACACCGACGGGCGGACCTGCGCCAGCGCGAGCGGCGTGATGATGCTCTTCCGCCCCTGA
- a CDS encoding lysophospholipid acyltransferase family protein, producing MELLYTGIIGFARTLFKVQGLDITIRGERNFPEVGGAVVVINHTGYFDFVYGGIPARVHKRFIRYMAKVEVFEHPVTGPIMRELKHIPVDRTAGKASFDEAVTRLKAGELVGVFPEATISRSFEIKGFKSGAVRMALEAGVPIITVTLWGSQRVWTKGLPKKLLRPKVPILMEVGEPMQAYEPVDECTEELRSRMKATLERVQEEYAQRYGPYPPGANWVPARLGGSAPTLEEATALDEAEHAERMRRRAVTEGDDAPKGPAGPDAP from the coding sequence GTGGAGCTGCTCTATACGGGGATCATCGGGTTCGCCCGCACGTTGTTCAAGGTCCAGGGTCTGGACATCACGATTCGCGGGGAGCGCAACTTTCCCGAGGTCGGCGGTGCCGTGGTGGTGATCAACCACACCGGGTACTTCGACTTCGTCTACGGCGGTATCCCGGCGCGCGTCCACAAGCGGTTCATCCGCTACATGGCCAAGGTCGAGGTGTTCGAGCACCCGGTGACCGGACCGATCATGCGGGAGCTCAAGCACATCCCCGTGGACCGAACGGCCGGCAAGGCGTCGTTCGACGAGGCCGTCACGCGGCTGAAGGCCGGTGAGCTCGTCGGGGTGTTCCCCGAGGCCACCATCAGCCGCAGTTTCGAGATCAAGGGCTTCAAGTCCGGTGCCGTGCGGATGGCGCTCGAGGCCGGTGTCCCGATCATCACCGTCACCTTGTGGGGATCCCAGCGGGTGTGGACCAAGGGTCTGCCCAAGAAACTACTGCGTCCGAAGGTGCCGATCCTTATGGAGGTCGGTGAACCGATGCAGGCCTACGAACCGGTGGACGAGTGCACCGAGGAGCTCCGTTCGCGGATGAAGGCCACGCTCGAGCGGGTCCAGGAGGAGTACGCGCAGCGATACGGCCCGTACCCGCCCGGGGCGAACTGGGTCCCCGCCCGTCTCGGTGGCTCGGCCCCGACCCTCGAGGAGGCCACCGCGCTCGACGAGGCCGAGCACGCCGAGCGAATGCGTCGGCGGGCCGTGACGGAGGGCGACGACGCCCCGAAGGGACCGGCGGGCCCGGACGCTCCGTGA
- a CDS encoding HAD family hydrolase, with product MTGSRPLLVATDIDGTLVDRNDRIPAANRAVIAELVADGATFVLATGRPPRWLSQVVDQLPVAPLAVCANGAVVMDTASGEFLSTRLLEAEALAAIDEVLRDRLPGSGIAAERLGVDAADREFVASPDYEHAWIQPEHLEVGHSEVLARPVLKLLARVPGMPSADMVEALRGEVHHLADVTYSTTDGLIEFAARGVTKASGLAELAAGLGRQSRARPGAGESGTARGTLASSTAQGTLAPGVVPVTVAFGDMPNDLEMLRWADHGVAMGNAIPVVHAAADEITLTNDEAGLAHVLRRWWN from the coding sequence GTGACCGGCTCACGGCCACTGCTGGTCGCCACCGACATCGACGGAACGCTGGTCGACCGGAACGATCGCATACCGGCCGCCAACCGGGCCGTGATCGCCGAACTGGTGGCGGATGGCGCGACGTTCGTCTTGGCCACCGGTCGGCCTCCGCGTTGGCTGTCCCAGGTGGTCGATCAGCTGCCCGTGGCGCCCCTGGCGGTGTGTGCCAACGGTGCGGTCGTGATGGACACCGCCAGCGGCGAGTTCCTCAGTACCCGCCTACTGGAGGCGGAGGCGTTGGCCGCGATCGACGAGGTCCTGCGCGACAGGTTGCCGGGTAGCGGGATCGCCGCCGAACGTCTGGGCGTCGACGCAGCCGACAGGGAGTTCGTGGCCAGCCCGGACTACGAACACGCCTGGATCCAGCCCGAACACCTGGAGGTCGGTCACTCCGAGGTGCTCGCCCGCCCCGTCCTCAAGCTCCTGGCCAGGGTCCCCGGGATGCCCAGCGCGGACATGGTGGAGGCCCTACGGGGAGAGGTGCACCATCTGGCGGACGTCACCTACTCCACGACCGACGGGTTGATCGAGTTCGCGGCGCGCGGGGTGACCAAGGCCAGTGGACTGGCCGAACTCGCGGCGGGACTCGGGCGGCAGAGCCGGGCGCGGCCGGGTGCCGGGGAGTCCGGGACGGCGCGGGGAACGCTCGCCTCAAGCACGGCGCAGGGAACGCTCGCCCCCGGGGTGGTGCCGGTGACGGTCGCCTTCGGCGACATGCCCAATGATCTCGAGATGTTGCGCTGGGCCGACCACGGGGTGGCGATGGGCAACGCCATCCCCGTGGTCCACGCCGCCGCCGACGAGATCACACTCACCAACGACGAGGCGGGACTGGCGCACGTGCTGCGCCGCTGGTGGAACTGA